A region of the Vigna unguiculata cultivar IT97K-499-35 chromosome 9, ASM411807v1, whole genome shotgun sequence genome:
TTATCATATTAATGGTTTTGTGCTACATTTGGATTTGGCGATAGTTGGTTATTTTGCCTACACAATGGTTGTAATATTTGATCCACCAACTATGTTTACCAAACATTATTTTATGAGATATTATTAGTcaaatgtaattatttactaatatGTATATTTGTTCTACTATTGCACATAAAAATCCTAAGTTCGATATacattttaactattatttttggAAATGTGTTGAAGTTATTTTGTGGTACATTCAAATTCATACTATATCAACTTAAGCGTTTAAGTCTGTGTGAAGTTAGGCTTCTAAGTGCCCATGCACATTCAATATATGATTGGATTTTTTGTGTAGAAGGTCAAACTATGGTTATAACATCATTGTATGCATAAAGAGATACAAAATATAAGGATAAGCAACATAATTACATGTAGAATTagtaataaataagaattgtaTAGacctacaaaatatatatatatatatatatatatatatatatatatatatatatatatatatatatatatatatatatatatatatatatatataaggataaGCAACATttgttaacatatatatatcaaaaagaTTGTTGTTCTTTTTACGGACCTACAAAATACTATTGTAGTTAATTGTTCGACAAAACAAACTACCAAATACAAAgactattcttttatctccatTACATAGATAAAATTCGATAGTTCCTTATCTACACCAAGTCTGATTATGGTTCCTTCCTTTAATCTTTTCTGCTTACAAAATTCTTTCCACCCACAACTTAAGTAGCATTCTTTGTTCCTTCTTCCAGATCATCGAATTGTACAAGGCCAACAATCACCTTCAGCATTGACCAATAAGTATCGTGTCCTCTTCTTAACAAAATCTTTTGCTACAAATTCGGATTCCaagtactaaaaaaaaatacaaatttgtaGTAATAATTAGAATAGAAGAAATTATGTTGCACTATAACATTGAAGGTCAAGAATCCTATACTAGTGGAGATGATTTGGCATCATTCGCAGATAAACATTTGGCCATTCAATAGTAAAAATCTGCAGGGTCATAACCTCCGAGACCTATATCATCATTACTAACGCTGACCAATTGAGGAGAATAATTAATCTCAATTCCCTTAGAAGAAAAAAgcttaaataaaaacatattttggtCAACATAATTCATATGtatgattttgttttccttGACATTGTAATATTGAGCCATCTCTAACACCCCTTTCTGTAGAATCAAGTCTCCATTCTACGACTTGTGTATACCAACATCATGTTTCTTCTGACAAGGATCAATTAGTTGAATCTTGTCATAGTTCAATTCATGTGCCAAAaatataacaaacacataatcCAACTGAATGTATGTTTgcatcaatttaaaaattgaaattaatcaagttaaatttaagaaacaaagACGAACTTATGaatcttaaaataatacctGAGATAGCAATAGTTTGGATTTAAAGCAAGTGAAAAACCTCGAAGAAGATAAAGGTCGTTGGGGATTAGGAACCAGTTTGGGAGCAAGATAGTCTATTTCTTTCATAACCAAACTGAAAATGCGAATCTGAAAGTAACGTGTCCACAATATAGGATCCCTAACCAGTATAGACCAtccaatttataaaaaattgcaatttcACATGCTATACGAAAGCTTCAATTTTGCATGAAACACTCTTCAAATTCAACCATAAGATAGTTTCCTACCGGATCACGAAAGTAGTTTGGGCCCATCTCCATTTGTTGTCCCTAGTAGTGAAAGAAAGTTTCATCAAAACGAATGAACTCCTACACAATAGTCTCAAAATGGAATCaagtcatattttttattcatgtttacAAAGAACCAAACTATTACATATATCaagcaaatatttttttacaaaaaaactaTGTATTTACGTTCTAGAACTTGACAACTTGATGAAAGTTAGAATCTTTACCAGTAATCTAACAATGATCATcaagaaaaatgaaatcataAGTTCATAACTTACCCATGTTGGAAATACCAAGTTGATTGAACTCTGGAACCAATTTTTAAAGGAATAACGTCTTGCAGAATTGTTTTCGCTGGCCTCAGAATTCTTCATTCCAGAAAATTTGGTTGGTGAAGTTCCAAAGGTTTTTGGACAATTCAGAAGTGAAAAGTTATCAGAGAATATATAACTGTGAAACAACTTAAAACTCATCGAATGGAAGGTTCTACATCAAccatcattattttaatatttaacttaattataaaaattaatttaaagaaagaaaaccttCATTAATGGATATAGACATTTGGGTGAATGAAGTACATTGCAGAATGACTTTTAGGGGTTCAACTGCCCCATGCTATACAATCAATCATTTCGATACTAAAGGATTAAAtgtaataaactaaataaataaaattaatttagcgCGCAATTTATATTTTCCCACAACTAAAAGCTTACTTAGGATATTTTGTTTCAAAGCTTCAGGTATAAGAAAGAGTTAAACTTTGAAGAGTTATAGGAAGACCAAGTCCATAAATGAACTAAATTAAGTTTTAGGTACAATGAGTTtgctattattttattttttatttctatataattgttatatacTATTTGGCAACAATGAGAAGGTAAATTTGCTTGGGAGAAATTTTTAATTCGTCAATGTAAAACAAAAAACgtgttttaatttgaaatattgatATGGAATACAAATGTGTACAATGATTTTGTTTgaacaacaatattttttgtcataaCTATTTCAGTAACAGTCCGATCATGGTGTCCAATGTATCTTGCGCAAATGCAAGACTAAAAAGAAAGTTGATgctaaaagaaaagaaaatgaagtgtGAAGAGAAGAGTCATAGAGTTCTACTTGATGAAGATCATCGAAGGAAAAAGAATTGTACACCACTGTCTGATATTACAATGATGGATTTTTCAATCGCTAGATTGAAACAGATAAGGATATCAAAGGGAATTATAATCATCAACCGCCTCAACGGAAAAGTAATGCAATGAAGTTTAGATTTCTTAATGAAAGTTTTCATCGCCAAAATCTACTTCAGAAGTTTCAAGTTGCAACAAAGTTATTATCAGAGTTTCATCAAAGTTCAACAGGTCAATCATCATCCCAGGTTGTACTACAAGATGTTGCACTACATGAAAGTACAACCCCACCAATTGAGAATATTGTTAGAGGTAATACTTTCTAAATTGGTAGTATGTAATTTATAGATTGTTGAAATAATTACCACATGTTTGAGATATACCAATAAGGTTTTCAGATTCACCACCTTACCAGAACGAAGACATGGAAGATGAATGTATAGCACAAGATGACGAAATTGAACAGTCCATGAATCCTAGATAAGAATTTATTTAAtacctataatttttattcCTCCTATATTGTACTTCATTTAGTAAGGGTATATTTCATTATACACAGTGTACGCAGACATTGGAGATCTAGTATTCATATGTAGGGAATGCAAGGCCTACATGTGGTATGAGGAAAGGATTAAGAAGACCAGAAAATCTGTGAGTTCGACTCTCCATTTGTGTTGCGGTAATGGTAAAGTTCAACTACTAATTCTAAAAGAGCCACCAATTCTTTTGCAACGTCTGTTATTTGACAATGAATCAAAAGAAAGCAAAAACTATCAAAATCATATTAGAACATACAATATGATGTTTGCCTTTACATCACCTGGAGCAAAAGTTGACATAACTTTTAATAATGGAAAAGCCCCCAATTTAAGAATCCAAGGTCAATCTTGTCATAGAATAGGAAGTCATTTACCAGTACCCGGTGGGCTTCCAAAGTTCGCCCAACTATATATTTACGACACCgaaaatgaagttcaaaataGAATGGAGTCTTTAAGGTACATGAAATGTTTCTTCTATTCAACGTAAACGAAACTAAACAAGTACTTATATTAGCTCTTACTCTTGGCAGGAATCAAGATAATATTGATTTGGAAATTGTGAGCAAATTAAAGAGTATGCTCGATGATTTCAATGTTCATGCTAAATCATTTAGAATGGCAAGGGAAAGATATAGAAACCAACCATTTGATGATTTGAAATTGAGACTTATTGCATACAGCACAAAAGATGGAAGGATATACAATGTTCCCAATGTTTCAGAAGTTACAGCCCTTATTGTTGGTGATGTTGATACTGCTTCAGGTAGAGACATCATAATGGAAAAACAATCCGGCAAAttgcaaagaataaatgaattgCACACAAGCTATCTAGGCTTTCAATATGGTTTATTATTTCCATATGGGGAAAATGGTTATAGACATGATGTGAATCATCGTGATAGACCAAGAGTCAACCAGAAAAGGAATAGACTGACAATTAGGAGTGATTTTGTTTCAGGTTACAAAGAAGACACTCAGAAGCATTAACTTTGCTTACATTTAGACGACTTTTTCAACAATTCATTGTTGAAGGATATACAATGATCGAATTTGAAAGATTgtcattcattaaatataatcaatttaagTGAAAggttgataaatataataacatctGTCAAGCTTCCAGTAGTTCACAAAGCCAAGGATCGCAACAAGGAAAGAAGGTTGTTCTTCCTTCATCTTTTATTGGTTGCAGAAGATTTATGGATCATCTGTATTTTGATGGAATGACAATTTGTAGTTATATGGGATTCCCATATCTTTTCATAACTTTCACATGAAATCCTAAATGGCCAGAAATTACTAGAGCATTGAAAAAGTTAAAGTTATCATCAAAAGATCGTCCTGATATAGTTTCAAGGGTCGTCAAGATTAAGTTCGAACAACTTCTCACAGATctaaccaaaaataatttattgggCAGAACTATTGCATGTAAGTAATCCCTTCTATGAATAATGATATAATTGTATTATACTAACTGTTCTGTGATTATTTTGTAGTCATGTATACTATAGAATTTCAAAAGCGTGGGCTACCTCATGCACACTTGCTCATCTTTTTGCATTCGAGTAGCAAATACCCAACTCCTGACGATATTGACAAAGTCATTTATGTTGAAATCCCTTGTCCAATAAATTGTCCAGAATTACATTAATGTGTTTAAGATCACATGATACATAGTCCTTGTGGTACTATAAACAGATCTTTGCCTTGcaagaaaaatggaaaatgCTTGCGCCTATATccaaaaaagtttcaaaataccATCAGTATATCAAAAGATGGATATCCACATTATCGTAGAAGGAACAATTCATTAACTGTGACAAAGAACGGTGTTTGACTTGATAACTGTTCTGTGGTTCCTTACAACCCTAAACTACTTCTAAAGTACCAAGCACATATAAATGTTGAATGGTGTAATCGCAGTACTTCGAtcaagtatttatttaaatatatcaacaaAGGTTACGACAGAATAACAGCTGCCATAGTTCCACAACAGAACGAAGCATATTTGAACAAACAACCAGTAAAtgaaatcaaacaatatctGGACTACAGATACGTATCTCCATGCGAGGCATGTTGGAGAATATTTTCGTTTCCCATTCATGGACGAAATCCAGCACTAGAAAggttattttttcatcttctgGTAGAATAGACAATATACTTTAAACATGATGACGAAATGGATGATATTATGGGAAAAATAACAATTTCAGAATCAATGTTTACAGCCTGAATGGAATGTAATAAGAAATATGCAGAAGCCAGAAAACTAACATATGTTGAATTCGTTTCCAAGTTTGTTTATGTAAAGAAAGATAAATGTTGGAAACCAAGGAAAACATGAAATACTATTGGAAGGCTTATTTGGGTACCTCCAAGTACTGGTGAAGTGTTTTATCTTAGAAGAATGCTAACCCATGTAAAAGGTGCAACTTCCTACATAGATATCAGAATAATTAACAATGTAACATAATTTACATTTAGAGAAGTTTTATTAGCTTTAGGTATTTTAACAGATGATACAAAATATGTCGAAGCTATAAAAGAAGCAAAAGACTGGGGTTCCGGACATTATCTTAGAAAACTATTCGTACTATCATGTTGTCAAATAACGTCAATCATACAGAAGATTTTTGGAACAAAACATGGGAGTGGCTTGCAAATGGAATTTTGTATCGCGAGAGAAATATTTTCGGAATTgtaggttatatatattttgtttaagatTTATGAATTAGATGACCAGATAATATGTCTTCCAAAGTAAAAAGAAAGtctaaaaattgttttatatgtaGATTTAATCATTGGAACAGAAATGCTCCAAAACTTGACTTTGGTGGAGATAGAAAAATTGCTGGAGGAAAACAGAAGTAGTTTAAAATTCTTCCCAACCATGCCATACCcaaatgattttgttttccaaaattgTGGAAATAAGCTGGTATATGCAGAACTGAATTATAACATTGCTGAGCAACGAGAATTGTTCCAATCCAACTTAAGATCAATGACAAGTTAAGGATTCATATTCCTTGTTATTGTTGTACTTTAAAccaaaatgatattatttaacAACTGTCAAAACAATTCCCTTTAGGTGAACAAaagtaaatttttgaaaagattagTAAGGTCGTTCCTAATAAACAAGGAGGAGTATTCTTTCTATATGGATATGGTGGAATTGGAAAAATGTTCATGTGGAAAACACTGTCAGTAACACTTCGTTGTGAAGGAAAAAATGTACTAACTGTTGCTTCAAGTGGAGTAGCTTCTCTATTACTACCAGGAGGAAGAACAACACATTCTAAATTTAAGATACCAGTACCAACATTAGATAATTCAGTTTACAACATTGAACAAGGATCTAAAACTTCAGAGTTGTTAAAGAAAGCTGAACTTATTATTTGGGACGAAGCTCCAATGACAcacaaatattgttttgaagCATTAGATAGAACTTGGAATGACATAATGAGTGGCATGACAAAAGAGAATTCAGTTTTTAGAGGAAAAAAGATAGTATTCGGAGGTGACTTTAGGCAAATCCTTCCTGTTATACCTGGAGGTAGCAGATTTGATATTGTAAATTCCACAATTAACGCATCTTATATTTGGGATCATTGTGAAGTTCTGacattgacaaaaaatatgtgTCTGCTACAACAAGGTTTACAAAGTAGTACTACATCCGAGATTCAGGAATTCTCAAATTGGATTGTTAAAATTGGTGATGGTAAGTTAGAAGAACCAAATGATGGTTTAGTAGAAGTTGAAATACTTAAAGAATTTCTCATTTCAGAGTTCAATGATCCGATAAAAGCAATTGTGTATACAACATATCCAGATTTAATGCACAAGTACACAGAAGAGTCTTTTTTGTAATGTAGAACAATATTAGCAAGTAGAATTGAGATAGTCAATCAAATCAATCAATACATGTTATCGCTAATTCTAGGTATGCCAATGGAAATCATGAATTTAGTATAGTACATGTTGGTATAATTGGTATtaataatattcttatttatatatctaataaTTGTATATAGCGGAAGAAAAAGAATTTCTTAGTTATGATTCAGTGGATGAATCCACTTTAAGTGATGCTTAGAACAATATCACATCTGAGTTCCTAAATTCACTTAGTATGTCTGGACTTCCTAACCATAAGATCAAACTAAAGATTGGAGAACCTATAATGCTTTTGAGAAACTTGGACCAAGCTACAGGATTATGCAATGGAAGTAGATTAATCGTGACCAAACTTGCAAACCATATCATAGGTGCTAAGATGATAACAGGTAACAAAGATGGACAAGAAATCTATATTCCTCGAACGTCAATGTCGCCCTCCCAGTCCCCATGGCCATTTAAGCTAATTAGAAAGCAATTTCCCATCATGTTGTCATATGCAATGACAATAAACAAATCTCATGGTCAGTCACTAGGTTTTGTCGGATTGTATTTGCCGACACCCATATTTAGCCACGATCAGCTCTACGTTGCAGTTTCTAGAGTTCAAAGTAAATATGGATTAAAGATATTAATCCATGACAATGAGAACAAATCGTGCAGCAAAACAACAAATGTAGTTTACAAAGAACTCTTCCAAAATGTATAGCTTATCAATTTTTTGTtatcaatttcaaaatattttgtccAATAGTGTTTACCAATATGATTGTAGTATAAAACTTTGAAAAAGAACTAAATATATAAGTGCAAAAGAGACACTTACTTTATTTGGAGATGCATCTAACCAGGCGAATGATCTATGAAAGATCTACCCATGGTAAAGGTTGGAGATCACGATCTCAATATCCAACAATGAAATATACTAGAttaagaaatcctgaatacaaTAACTAATTAAAGATCACAAAAACAATTTGACATACATTTAATGTGCTAAATCCAATAACGATCGAGAGACTAGGTAATTATCTTATTCATGTACATTTTCACACGgattaacaaatatttcattCTCATGAAATTCATATGTAAATCACAATGATGGAATAATACTTACCAAGATCGATCCATATTTTCTTCTCTGGTGTCATTTCTGCTTTCTTCATACAAGCTGAGAAAGTTGAATGACATGAACACGTAAATGAAGTACTTTCGAAACTTTGAACCTTTACCATTGCTTTGTACCATTACTCAACATATGCCACACTGcatttaaaacaaaaccaaCCAATCGACCAACTCATCCTTACTTTAACTAACTATACCACGATAATTCATTTATGCACATCCATTTCATAACAACGTGATATCTATGtctgtaaaatatttatatattagttgTGACTATATAACAGAATATCTTGAACATAACGGTGTTATAATGCCAAGAACGAAAGAAAGGAATGGGTTACATATACtttaaatgttgttattaaatatatctGGAAATAAATGTTGAATATGGAGATATAGTTCCCaacttattcaaattattaataagaaGCATAATAATTGTAcatgtttacaaaaataaattacatgttttgaaataacatattttagatcaatttataGTCgaagaattaataaaaaattgttaccaatttTTAAGTAAGCAGTGGTCAATAATTCTTTGTTAAATTTTCAACATCTGTGATAGTGGTAATCATATGATTTAGATATTCATACCACAAATCCAAATGATTATCTACACGTTCCAATtgttagtaaaaatattataaaatctcGATTATAAACactgtttttaatttatttttgtaaatattatacatatcataatattatacattttattattattcgtTGCCCATTTAAAATCTTCATACTACattttttgttagaaatatatattgatACAATATGTATTGAAAAATTACTTTCAAAATGTACAAACTATTACTTTTAAGATTAATTATACAAAAGCCGGAAAgtaattgaaaaattttcaaaaaagttGATTATAGTTTATCATATCAGAGGTGGACGTCAttcttgaaaacaaaataagtatttattattaattaaacaataattcatCATCGACAAAGGAATTTTAATAacgaaaataaaatcaaaaattgaACTATGGATAAACATATTAACAATATTGTTGCATACAATATTAGAGCAATTAATAAAGTATTagagtaattaataaaatatatagatgtATGTTAAAAACATACTAGAGTAATCCAGGTGTTGCAATTGTTCCAAGAAGACATAAGTTAGCTACATAAAAACTACCTAAAGCTCTACACTCTAAACCTTAAGTACATGAATTACATTTTTCTTCTCATTGTCCATTCCAAATTGAATGATATCACCAACAAATAACAGATTATCAACAAAgtaatcattaaaatatttcagATATTTTTCCTTTCAGATTTTTTTTGGAAGCACAAAACGTTTTTTTAAGTGGCTTATTGAAAAGAgtgttttcttttcatattcatCTACAactgattgaaaaataaataaaaactatataattatgtaacaactgttggcaaaagcaatacaagtctaaatgctgaagcaagattttgatgatgataaaagaagcctgaaagccgtctggaagtcaatatgaagaccatgtgttgttgtgtttaaagctatcttgtaaagtgtaattagattagttagaatcaatattgtACAAGtaaattctggtatttctcgaaaaatcaaagtgataatcgattatcacttaggataatcgattatcctgagctgaaccaattttttcaagaaagcactggaataatcgattatcacctctgataatcgattatctgttcaaaaatttgtttttcataaaccacacttgatgaaggattatcttgtttttttttttttaagattattgaatatggtgtgagttgattaagaaagctaagtgaaatccccactggacattaagatagccagctatctagatgtgaaggttcctttcacaaagttcaagagaagaagatgatggattgattcaaaacaaaaaggaaatggaaagcacataaaccatagaaaacaagaacaattaaaggaagaagaaaacataaaatggaaagaaaagaaatggtaaaaatgttagaagtacgccactacaaggctaggctagaagccatggcaaccttgaagatgagtggatgtgtgccgccacttgctatgcaagataaggcttagaagtattcactcccaagggaggaaactctcagaaatggttgagacacaagagtgtttttacttcaaaatgttcaacccttttacatgtctaggagcaccccttatatagaagagtttagggtcttctatgcaaataaaagatacctaaggatgtctctacaaaaacctaaccctagcttctagaaactaggtcaaataaggttacaaaaatgagagacaaaagagctaactatggtgtgtgcaaggctaatttcgttctagcacaaaaggagaccaagaatgtgtctcacatgtctctaaaaagtggccaaagtgtgctaaaaacaaaggagaccaaaggtacataggtacacttgttttatgccttttactttatgctttacgcctttgctttactctctcatccacatcatttatgctccccaatcaccatgcgccacctagaattgctttcttactcctaattaacctacaaagcaaataaacatagattagcatgttggcttaagtcaagtcaactatagtcaacaagtcaaacctagccaaaggtcaacaagtcaactaaagttgattcaactaagtcaacttagggaatcaaaaataacaaacacaaatgaaagggatgaaggattagtgaacttcctttctaaacatgcttagtcttcttaagcatgtgcctccatccttggttggggtcaatccttcatcaacactagaataatcgattatcactagtgataatcgattatcctggtcagttgggcgcgactgttTAGCTTTTTTTGACataatttctggaacccctatttaaggaacctcatagttacttctcacttacctttttgagaagctaaagtgctagtgttgtgactacaagagagttctctgagtgttctcaatagaagctttgaaaaatctagtgtgggtagagcgataacttttcctgagaggtgttctaggagattgagtgctactgctgttgctaggaaagctaaggtcaaggttctttgtgtgatttagagaaaggtgttcatctcttgtgtgttcaagagaggtgttttctttccttactcttttactatctgattgtaaatctgttacttgttagtgatttagttaatctcatttttgagattaacaactggacgtagggtcttttgatccaaACCAGTATAagtacttgtgttcaatcttcttctctatctctttattttatctgttattgtgattaaagaaattaatatttgatttaatcgataaattttggaaaaattttaaagtattaattttattacttaaaaccaattcacccccttcttggtttttgtccaaatgCACAAACATTCCGCttcgcgataccaacaattggtccATTTGTTCTggttaatattgtaaatgatgtgcaggaaccaaagccattctcGCAATGGACAGCAGACGAAAATAGACGAGCCTagtatgatgtaaaagctagaaatataatttcatctgcctTCACCTTAGATGAGTTTTATAGGATTTCAGTCTGCACCAGTACACAAGATATGTGAGAAATATTGCGTGTGacccatgaaggaacagacGATGTGAAAAGGGTacgcaagaactccttgatccaagaatacgaaatgttttggatgcaacaaggagaaactatctacgatgtgcagaaacgaTTCACACATATTGTTAATCATCTCACaggtctaggtaaaacttttgacactgatgaattaaatataaaaattattaaatccttgaacaggacATGGTAGCCAAAGGTGACAGCCATCACGGAGTCATAAAATCTTGCGACAATGAC
Encoded here:
- the LOC114163575 gene encoding uncharacterized protein LOC114163575; its protein translation is MKFRFLNESFHRQNLLQKFQVATKLLSEFHQSSTGQSSSQVVLQDVALHESTTPPIENIVRVYADIGDLVFICRECKAYMWYEERIKKTRKSVSSTLHLCCGNGKVQLLILKEPPILLQRLLFDNESKESKNYQNHIRTYNMMFAFTSPGAKVDITFNNGKAPNLRIQGQSCHRIGSHLPVPGGLPKFAQLYIYDTENEVQNRMESLRNQDNIDLEIVSKLKSMLDDFNVHAKSFRMARERYRNQPFDDLKLRLIAYSTKDGRIYNVPNVSEVTALIVGDVDTASGRDIIMEKQSGKLQRINELHTSYLGFQYGLLFPYGENGYRHDVNHRDRPRVNQKRNRLTIRSDFVSGYKEDTQKH